The Urbifossiella limnaea nucleotide sequence TGCCGCTGGCCGACCTCCGGCCCGCCGTCGTCAACGACGAGCTGTACAAGCCGGTCCGCACCGACGACCCGGCGATCATCGAGTTGGGCCGCGACATCGCGCGGAAGGGGCTGCTCGAACCCATCGTCGCCACCCCCGACGGCGTCATCGTGTCCGGGCACCGGAGGCGTGCCGGGGCCGAAGTGGCCGACCTCGACGTGGTTCCGGTCCGCCGCATCAACATCCGGTCCACCGACCCGCGGTTCGTCGAGTACCTCACCTCGTTCAACCGCCAGCGCGTCAAATCGGCGCAGGAACAGGTGCGGGAGGCCGTCGTCCGGACTAGTCCGGACGACGCCCGCAACGTCCTCCTCGCCCACCGCGCCGCCGAGGTCGCGCGGGAGCACCGCCGCATCGCCGACACCGGGTTGCGGGTCATCGCCCCGACCGCCGCCAGCCGCCGGTCGGTCATCACCGACCAGAAGCGGCCGATGCTCGACGCCGCCCGCGCGGTCGTCGAGCAGTACCGCGGCTACTGGCCGCTCACCCTGCGGCAGATCCACTACCGGCTGCTCACCCGGAACGTGCTCCGGAACGCCCGCACCAAGACGAAGTACGTGAACACGCACGGGTGCTACCAGGACCTGTCCGACCTCCTCAGCCGGGCGCGGGTGGCGGGCGACTTCCCGTGGGAGGCGATGCACGACCCGACCCGGCCGCGGGTCGAGTGGCGGCAGTGGGACAGCGTCGCCCCGTTCCTCCAGGAGCAGATCCACGACTTCGGCCGGGGGTACAAGCGGAACCTCCTCCGGTCGCAGCCGTCGTACGTCGAGCTCGTGGTCGAGAAGGTTGCCGCGCTCGACATCGCCGAGCGGGCGGCCGGCCCCTTCCACGTCCCGGTCGGCGTCGGCAAGGGGTACACGTCCGTCACCAGTTTGGACGAGACCGCCGACCGGTTCCACGCGTCCGGCAAGGACCACTTCCTGATGCTGGTCGCGGGCGACCTGGACCCGGAAGGGGAGAACATCACCGAGGTTTGGGGGGCGTGTCTGCGGGACGAGCACGGGGTCGAGAACCTGACCGTCGTCAAGGTCGGGGTCAACCCGGCGCAGGTGGCCGAGTCCGGGCTGAGTCCGCTCCCGGTGAAGGACGGGTCGAGCCGCAAGGACAAGTTCGTGAGGGCTCACGGGTCGAGCGTGTACGAGCTGGAGGCGTTCGAGCCGGACCAACTCCAGGCCGTCATCCGCGACGCGATCCGGGGGGTGCTCGACATGGCACTGTTCGCGGGGGAGCAGCGGATCGAGTCCGACGAGGCCCGGTACGTGGTCGCGTACCAGCAGCAAGTCGCCGAAGCCCTCAAGCACTGCCGGGTCGGCGGGGGTGAGGCGTGACCACCGAGACCCAGTGGCTCCGCGTCAGCCGCGAGCTCCCCTGCCCGGTCTGCGAAAAGATCGACTGGTGCCTCGTCGCCGCGGACAAGACCGCGTGCATCTGCCCGCGGACCGAGTCGGCGAAGCGGTGCGGCGACGCCGGGTTCCTGCACCGGCTCACCGACACCCCGCGGCAGTACGGCCCGCGTCGCGTGGTCCTCCGCCCCGCGACGGCCCCGCCGGACCTGTCGGCCCTCGCGGCGAGCTACCGCGACGCCGCGACACCCGACCGGTTGGCGGCCTTCGCGGCCGAGCTCGGGGTCGGCCCGGCGAGCCTGACCGCCTTCGGGGTGGGCTGGGCCGCGGGCTACCCGGCGTGGGCGTTTCCGATGACGGACCCGACGACCGGCACGGTCACCGGCATCCGGTTACGTCCGCCGGTCGGGAAGAAGTTCAGCGTGACGGGCGGCAAGGAGTCGTTGTTCCTGCCAGGCTCCCTGAATGCGGGCGACGACCCGCTGTTGGTGTGCGAAGGTGCGACGGACGCGATCGCGGCGCACACCGTCGGGTTCCCGAACGCCATCGGCCGCCCGTCCTGCACCGGCGGGACGGCGCACCTCGTCGCCCTCGTGCGGCTCCACAAGCCGGCCCGCGTTGTCGTGGTCGGGGACAACGACGAACCCGGGATGCGGGGCGCCGAAGCGTTGGCGTCCCGGCTCACCCTGTACGCCCGCGACGTGCGCGTGATCGCCCCGCCGGCCGGGGTGAAAGACCTTCGCGCCTGGGTCGCGGCCGGCGCGACCCGGCCGACCCTCGAACACCTGATCCACGCCGCCGCCCGCCGGCAGCTCAACCTGAGCCTCACCACGAAGGGGACGTGATGACCGAGACGGAGCCGCAACTGGAACTGCTCGCCGAGCGCGACGGTAAGAAGCACACGGTGACCGTCAGGCTCGGCGGGGACGTGCTGGCCGTAGACGCGTTCAACGCGTCGAGCATGTCCGCCCGCAAGAAGTTCCTGGTCGCCGTGACGGCGAACTACCCCGGCCTCGACCGGGACCAACTCGACGCCGAACTTCTGAAGATCGCCGCCAGCGGCCCCGCCGACGCGCCAACCGGGGGAACGGACGGTGAGCCCGACCGGCTCGCCGGCACCCCGCCGGACGTCCTCGACGAGGCGAACCGGCTCCTCGAAAGCCCGCACCTCATCAAGCGCATCACCGACGACATCACCCTCGCCGGCGTCGCCGGCGAGCGTGAATTGGCGGTCACCGTCTACCTGATCGGCGTGTCCCGGCTGTTGCCCCACCCTCTCTCCGGCATCATCCGCGGGTCGTCCTCGTCGGGTAAGAGCTACACGGTGGAGAAGGTGGCCGGCCTGTTCCCGTCCGAGGCCGTCATCCGCGCCACGCAGATGACGCCGCAGGCCCTCTTCCACATGAAGCCCGGGAGCCTGTCGCACCGGTGGGTGGTCGCGGGCGAGCGGTCGCGGTTGGAGGACGGCGACCGGGCGGAGGCGACGCGGGCGCTCCGCGAGATGCTGGCCAGCGGCCGGCTGTCGAAGCTGATGCCGGTGAAGGTCGGCACCGGCATCGAGACGCAGCTCATCGAGCAGGAGGGGCCGATCGCGTTCACCGAGACGACGACGCTGACGGCCGTGTTCGAGGAGGACGCGAACCGCTGTCTGATGCTGCAGACCGACGAGACCCCGGCCCAGACGAAGCGGATCATCCGCGCCCTGGCCGACCGCCACGCGGGCGGGGTCCGCGACACCGCCCGGCTGTTCGAGGTCCACCATGCCTTGCAGCGGATGCTGCCGTGCGGCACCCCGGTCCGGGTGCCGTGGCTCGACCGACTGGCCGACGCGTTCCAGTGCGACCGCGTGGAGGTGCGGCGGGCGTTCCCACAGCTGGTGGCGCTGGTGCAAACGTCTGCCCTGCTCCACCACCGGCA carries:
- a CDS encoding ParB N-terminal domain-containing protein yields the protein MEPARPTGVALGDRIEHVPLADLRPAVVNDELYKPVRTDDPAIIELGRDIARKGLLEPIVATPDGVIVSGHRRRAGAEVADLDVVPVRRINIRSTDPRFVEYLTSFNRQRVKSAQEQVREAVVRTSPDDARNVLLAHRAAEVAREHRRIADTGLRVIAPTAASRRSVITDQKRPMLDAARAVVEQYRGYWPLTLRQIHYRLLTRNVLRNARTKTKYVNTHGCYQDLSDLLSRARVAGDFPWEAMHDPTRPRVEWRQWDSVAPFLQEQIHDFGRGYKRNLLRSQPSYVELVVEKVAALDIAERAAGPFHVPVGVGKGYTSVTSLDETADRFHASGKDHFLMLVAGDLDPEGENITEVWGACLRDEHGVENLTVVKVGVNPAQVAESGLSPLPVKDGSSRKDKFVRAHGSSVYELEAFEPDQLQAVIRDAIRGVLDMALFAGEQRIESDEARYVVAYQQQVAEALKHCRVGGGEA
- a CDS encoding toprim domain-containing protein; translation: MTTETQWLRVSRELPCPVCEKIDWCLVAADKTACICPRTESAKRCGDAGFLHRLTDTPRQYGPRRVVLRPATAPPDLSALAASYRDAATPDRLAAFAAELGVGPASLTAFGVGWAAGYPAWAFPMTDPTTGTVTGIRLRPPVGKKFSVTGGKESLFLPGSLNAGDDPLLVCEGATDAIAAHTVGFPNAIGRPSCTGGTAHLVALVRLHKPARVVVVGDNDEPGMRGAEALASRLTLYARDVRVIAPPAGVKDLRAWVAAGATRPTLEHLIHAAARRQLNLSLTTKGT